A region of Marnyiella aurantia DNA encodes the following proteins:
- a CDS encoding pyruvate dehydrogenase complex dihydrolipoamide acetyltransferase → MAEVITMPRLSDTMTEGKVAKWNLKLNDPVNEGDVLAEIETDKAVQDFESEVKGVLLYIGVEEGQAAPVDSVLAIIGEPGEDISSLTGKGSTGATSEKPESGSASGIPEDFKTENENTAVETTEPVEKEGGSSNEGTSSASAEIPKGVEVITVPRLSDTMTEGKVAKWHKNVGDEVKEGDILAEIETDKAVQDFESEFNGTLLHQGVAEGNGGPVDSVLAIIGPVGADVSAILSGGTTKSENKAAAEKPKEIKEDTATAEVSQSNDGERLAISPLAKKMAAEKGIDVNQLQGSGENGRIVKKDVESYTPAKQSSSADQAKATQQASPATKVAADFVSGETTETPNSQVRNIIAKRLAESKFSAPHYYLMVEINMDKAIEARKEINSLPDTKISFNDMIIKATAMALRKHPQVNSSWAGDKIIHHGDINVGVAVAIPDGLVVPVLRNTDRMNYLEISSAVKDMASRAKSKGLKANEMEGSTFSVSNLGMFGIETFTSIINQPNSAILSVGAIIEKPVVKDGQIVVGNTMKLSLACDHRVVDGATGAQFLQTLRTYLEQPLTLLL, encoded by the coding sequence ATGGCAGAAGTAATTACAATGCCCCGTCTGTCCGATACCATGACGGAAGGTAAAGTTGCAAAATGGAACCTGAAACTCAACGATCCCGTAAACGAGGGTGATGTTTTAGCAGAAATTGAAACAGATAAAGCCGTTCAGGATTTTGAATCTGAGGTGAAGGGAGTACTTCTTTACATTGGTGTAGAGGAAGGACAGGCCGCACCGGTAGATTCTGTACTTGCCATTATTGGGGAGCCTGGCGAGGATATTTCTTCATTAACTGGCAAAGGAAGCACTGGCGCAACTTCGGAAAAGCCTGAATCTGGTTCGGCATCAGGAATTCCCGAAGATTTTAAAACTGAAAATGAAAATACCGCAGTAGAAACTACTGAGCCTGTCGAGAAAGAAGGCGGATCTTCAAATGAAGGAACTTCTTCAGCTTCGGCTGAAATTCCAAAAGGTGTAGAAGTGATTACAGTACCCCGCCTGTCGGATACCATGACTGAAGGGAAGGTGGCCAAGTGGCATAAAAATGTAGGCGATGAGGTAAAGGAAGGCGATATTCTGGCTGAAATTGAAACCGATAAGGCTGTACAGGATTTCGAATCCGAATTTAACGGCACACTTCTGCACCAGGGTGTTGCTGAAGGTAACGGTGGTCCTGTAGATTCTGTTTTGGCGATCATCGGACCTGTGGGAGCAGATGTGTCGGCAATTCTTTCGGGAGGGACCACAAAATCTGAAAATAAAGCAGCTGCTGAAAAACCAAAAGAAATTAAAGAGGATACGGCAACAGCGGAAGTATCACAAAGTAATGATGGCGAGCGTCTTGCTATTTCACCCCTCGCCAAAAAAATGGCAGCGGAAAAAGGAATAGACGTTAACCAGCTTCAGGGTTCAGGCGAAAACGGCAGGATCGTGAAAAAGGATGTCGAATCTTATACTCCTGCTAAGCAATCTTCTTCTGCAGATCAGGCGAAAGCAACTCAACAGGCTTCTCCTGCTACGAAAGTGGCTGCTGATTTCGTTTCAGGTGAAACTACCGAGACACCTAACTCACAGGTACGGAATATAATCGCAAAACGTCTTGCTGAAAGTAAATTCTCGGCTCCTCATTACTACCTGATGGTGGAGATCAATATGGATAAGGCAATTGAGGCCCGTAAAGAGATCAATTCACTGCCGGATACAAAGATTTCATTTAACGATATGATCATCAAGGCCACGGCTATGGCATTGCGCAAGCATCCACAGGTGAACTCTTCCTGGGCAGGCGATAAAATCATTCACCATGGCGACATCAACGTTGGGGTAGCCGTAGCAATTCCGGACGGTCTTGTGGTTCCTGTGCTCCGCAACACGGATCGTATGAACTACCTGGAGATATCTTCCGCTGTTAAGGATATGGCTTCAAGAGCAAAATCAAAAGGACTGAAGGCAAACGAAATGGAAGGTTCTACCTTCTCTGTCTCAAACCTGGGAATGTTCGGTATCGAAACTTTTACCTCCATCATCAACCAGCCGAACTCAGCAATTCTGTCCGTTGGGGCAATTATTGAGAAACCGGTGGTTAAGGACGGACAGATTGTAGTGGGCAATACCATGAAACTGTCCTTGGCATGTGACCATAGGGTAGTTGACGGTGCAACCGGAGCCCAGTTCCTGCAAACGCTGAGAACTTATCTGGAACAGCCGCTCACTTTATTGCTGTAA
- a CDS encoding inorganic pyrophosphatase produces the protein MIPNFKAHPWHGISAGADAPNVVNVFVEIVPSDTIKYEVDKASGYLKVDRPQQFSNIIPALYGFVPRTYCHNEVLKLALESGAEDVTMGDHDPLDICVLSSHNIHSGGMLMEAIPIGGFKMIDKGEADDKIVAVMVGDHAFGHFRDIAELPQAEVKRLMHYFLTYKNLPDEPAKCRIQEVYGAAHAKEVVEASRRDYASKFGG, from the coding sequence ATGATACCAAATTTTAAAGCACATCCCTGGCATGGCATCTCTGCCGGTGCCGACGCTCCAAACGTTGTAAACGTTTTTGTAGAGATTGTTCCAAGTGATACCATAAAATATGAGGTCGATAAGGCCAGCGGTTACCTTAAAGTAGACCGTCCGCAGCAGTTTTCGAACATTATTCCCGCACTTTATGGTTTTGTACCAAGGACGTATTGTCATAATGAAGTGTTGAAGCTTGCACTGGAAAGTGGGGCTGAAGATGTAACCATGGGCGATCATGACCCTTTGGATATCTGCGTACTTAGCTCACACAATATCCATTCCGGCGGTATGCTGATGGAGGCCATCCCAATCGGCGGTTTCAAGATGATTGATAAAGGTGAAGCTGATGATAAGATTGTAGCTGTAATGGTGGGCGACCATGCTTTCGGGCATTTCCGCGATATTGCAGAGTTGCCTCAGGCCGAGGTGAAACGTCTGATGCACTACTTCCTTACCTACAAAAACCTTCCGGATGAACCTGCGAAATGCAGGATTCAGGAAGTGTATGGTGCTGCTCATGCCAAAGAAGTTGTGGAAGCTTCCAGAAGAGATTACGCCAGCAAATTCGGCGGGTAG
- the radC gene encoding RadC family protein: MSLKHLAEDDRPREKFLMKGKNALSDAELLAIIMGSGNREESAVDLARRILKSVGENWHDLSRLSIADLCKFNGVGEAKAISISAALEIGRRRAAQEVPDRKQLVSSHEAFLFLKPYLGDLQTEEFWAVFVNQNNKVLHFCQLTSGGINYSVVDVRILFKTALEQFATGIFIAHNHPSGNLRPSEEDKKITKQVVEAGKLLNVTLIDHLIINQNSYFSFSDEGIL, encoded by the coding sequence ATGTCTCTTAAACACCTTGCCGAAGACGACAGGCCCCGCGAGAAGTTCTTGATGAAAGGCAAAAACGCCCTGTCTGATGCTGAACTTTTGGCCATTATAATGGGCAGCGGCAACCGCGAGGAAAGTGCTGTGGATCTTGCCAGACGCATCCTGAAATCTGTGGGTGAAAACTGGCACGACCTGAGCCGACTGAGCATTGCTGATCTTTGCAAATTCAATGGGGTGGGTGAGGCTAAAGCCATTTCAATCTCTGCAGCGCTTGAAATAGGACGAAGGCGTGCGGCACAGGAAGTGCCGGACCGTAAACAGCTGGTAAGCAGCCACGAGGCTTTCCTTTTTCTTAAACCCTACCTTGGCGATCTTCAGACCGAGGAATTCTGGGCAGTCTTTGTTAACCAAAATAACAAAGTGCTTCATTTCTGCCAGCTTACAAGTGGCGGTATCAATTATTCCGTGGTGGATGTGCGGATTCTTTTTAAGACAGCTTTGGAGCAGTTTGCCACAGGAATCTTCATCGCACATAATCATCCATCCGGTAATCTGAGGCCAAGTGAAGAAGACAAAAAAATTACCAAACAGGTGGTGGAGGCCGGCAAACTTCTGAATGTGACATTAATCGACCATCTGATTATCAACCAAAATTCTTATTTCAGTTTCTCAGACGAGGGTATATTATGA
- a CDS encoding DUF7935 family protein yields MFNFSSYINSPYFPYLFAVVLAIPFLVLLRQFVFEYIKMKNQELKMLSVKGNAQNKSQAYERMVLFLERLKPANLVTKFDSDLAKHEYLYLLEKSINEEFEYNASQQIYITSNSWRDTVESKNAMLKMLHDTYESLGENADLSDFKTIFLMNYMNGPDFISENIDALRREVLLVT; encoded by the coding sequence ATGTTCAACTTCAGCAGTTATATTAATTCACCGTATTTTCCCTACCTGTTTGCGGTGGTGCTGGCTATACCTTTTCTCGTTCTGCTAAGGCAGTTCGTGTTCGAGTATATTAAGATGAAGAACCAGGAACTCAAGATGCTTTCAGTAAAAGGCAATGCCCAGAACAAGAGCCAGGCCTACGAGCGAATGGTTCTGTTTCTGGAAAGGCTGAAACCTGCCAACCTGGTTACGAAATTTGACAGCGATCTGGCCAAGCACGAATACCTTTACCTGCTGGAAAAATCCATAAATGAAGAGTTTGAGTACAATGCTTCACAGCAGATTTACATTACATCAAACTCCTGGCGGGACACGGTGGAGTCCAAAAATGCGATGCTGAAGATGCTGCACGATACCTACGAAAGTTTAGGCGAAAATGCTGACCTGTCGGATTTTAAGACCATCTTCCTCATGAACTACATGAACGGTCCCGATTTTATTTCAGAAAACATAGATGCACTTAGAAGAGAAGTTCTTCTGGTGACCTGA
- a CDS encoding ABC transporter ATP-binding protein produces the protein MIRAKNIHKSYGDLEVLKGVDIHIKEGEVVSIVGESGAGKSTLLQILGTLDLPSNPDKYGTQIALDGQSYINMNDRELSRFRNQNIGFVFQFHQLLPEFTALENVLLPTRISGRNEKESLEKAYRLFEDLHIADRIHHKPSEMSGGEAQRAAVARALINSPKIIYADEPTGNLDSKNADDLHRLFFDLRDKYNQTFVIVTHNPNLAEITDRKLVMKDGQILY, from the coding sequence ATGATCAGAGCAAAAAATATTCATAAATCCTACGGCGACCTGGAAGTTTTGAAGGGAGTCGATATCCATATAAAAGAAGGAGAGGTTGTATCTATTGTGGGCGAGTCCGGTGCCGGAAAATCTACTTTGCTCCAAATCCTTGGAACGCTGGACCTTCCTTCAAATCCAGATAAATATGGAACCCAGATCGCTCTGGACGGTCAGTCTTATATCAACATGAATGACCGCGAACTTTCGCGTTTTCGGAATCAGAATATCGGTTTCGTTTTTCAGTTCCACCAGCTCCTGCCCGAGTTTACAGCGCTGGAAAATGTGCTGCTGCCTACACGCATTTCGGGCCGTAATGAAAAGGAGAGCCTCGAAAAAGCATACAGACTTTTTGAAGACCTTCATATTGCAGACCGAATTCACCATAAGCCCAGTGAAATGTCGGGTGGCGAGGCGCAGCGGGCCGCTGTTGCACGTGCCCTGATCAATTCGCCGAAGATTATTTATGCCGATGAGCCTACAGGAAACCTGGACTCCAAAAATGCGGATGACCTGCACCGGCTGTTCTTTGACCTTCGGGACAAGTACAACCAGACCTTTGTAATTGTGACGCATAACCCTAACTTGGCGGAAATTACAGACCGGAAACTGGTCATGAAAGACGGACAGATTCTATATTAA
- a CDS encoding GNAT family N-acetyltransferase, with the protein MIKHLTYPEIDFVKYEVCLANAKQKNVFARKEILDFLCESWELLVFNDYDYVMPLPFRRRLRQKFVTCPIFCQQLGIFGQDDNSRVNEEFLQFTLKKFSTYLYSFNAENTFNRALILRKNYSIPSGPYDVQRRKYSKGRKSAVKSAGHLQFKKVEFNSDSLNFVSQFHKGLAKQSDLETMISLMTFLVKKNMLRLYGAFLEGKLLTVAAIIDDGTAIYLLALVSDEKFRKENPASFLVDKILEKYIENRSFSFMGSNVRSIGIFNSSFGADLQEYPVIQFSKKELAASWLKSLVK; encoded by the coding sequence ATGATAAAACACCTTACATACCCTGAAATTGATTTCGTTAAATATGAAGTATGTCTCGCAAATGCCAAGCAGAAAAATGTTTTTGCGCGAAAGGAAATCCTTGATTTTTTATGCGAAAGCTGGGAACTGCTTGTGTTTAATGACTACGATTATGTAATGCCGCTTCCGTTCAGAAGACGTTTGAGGCAGAAGTTCGTTACTTGTCCGATTTTTTGTCAGCAGCTAGGAATTTTTGGTCAGGATGATAATTCTAGAGTTAATGAAGAGTTCCTGCAGTTTACCCTCAAGAAATTCAGCACTTATCTGTATTCCTTCAACGCCGAAAACACTTTTAACAGAGCGTTAATTCTGAGAAAAAACTACTCTATACCCAGCGGACCCTATGATGTACAGCGCCGGAAATATTCAAAAGGCAGAAAATCCGCAGTTAAGTCCGCGGGCCACCTACAGTTTAAAAAGGTTGAATTTAACAGTGATAGCCTTAATTTTGTAAGTCAGTTTCATAAAGGGCTGGCCAAGCAGTCGGATCTGGAGACAATGATCAGTTTAATGACTTTTCTGGTGAAAAAAAATATGCTTAGGCTGTATGGTGCTTTTCTGGAGGGTAAACTGCTGACGGTTGCGGCGATAATTGACGACGGAACGGCGATTTATTTATTGGCCCTGGTGAGCGATGAAAAGTTTAGGAAGGAAAATCCAGCCTCATTTTTGGTGGATAAAATCCTTGAGAAGTATATTGAAAACCGTAGTTTCAGCTTTATGGGCAGTAACGTGCGAAGTATCGGCATCTTTAACAGCAGTTTCGGTGCGGACCTCCAGGAGTATCCGGTAATTCAATTTTCAAAAAAAGAACTGGCAGCTTCGTGGCTCAAATCGCTGGTGAAATAA
- a CDS encoding sodium-translocating pyrophosphatase, which yields MDLFYLVPIFGIIALIYTFVQSAWVSKQDAGNERMRTISGHIADGAMAFLHAEYRILTYFVIVVAILLALMGFSNSNSHWTIGISFIFGAVLSAAAGYIGMKIATKANVRTAEAAKTSLAKALKVSFTGGSVMGMGVAGLAVLGLGTLFIILKQIFAPDSGVDSHEMERTIEILTGFSLGAESIALFARVGGGIYTKAADVGADLVGKVEAGIPEDDPRNPATIADNVGDNVGDVAGMGADLFGSYVATVLATMVLGRETFSQDAFGGFAPILLPMLIAGTGVIFSMIGTLFVKINDNDGASTSNVQSALNLGNYGSIVITAISSYFLVNYLLPETMVLRGHEFTKMGVFGAIIVGLVVGTLMSIITEYYTAMGKRPVSSIVRQSSTGHATNIIGGLSVGMESTLLPILVLAGGIYGSFLCAGLYGVAIAAAGMMATTAMQLAIDAFGPIADNAGGIAEMSDLPKEVRERTDILDAVGNTTAATGKGFAIASAALTALALFAAFVGIAGIDGIDIYRADVLAGLFVGAMIPFIFSSLAITAVGQAAMAMVEEVRRQFREIPGILEGTSEPEYEKCVAISTDASIKKMMLPGAIAIVSPLLVGFIFGPEVLGGFLAGATVSGVLMGMFQNNAGGAWDNAKKSFEKGVDINGKTFYKGSEPHKASVTGDTVGDPFKDTSGPSMNILIKLMSIVSLVIAPTLAIMHADQIRDNRAAKLEALQLASNGTAVNGAHVAAPAVPGAPGVVAVMPEPTGMLNADGDFVYDTGNITPVTLPNGQVINLGENSRLNYFAQGLSQNDQTLLDENRWFTVENLYFVSGSSDLKPESQEAIENIFKMMEAYPNLKIKMGGYTDNTGNEDTNMRLSKLRADTAKLKLMELGIAADRIETEGYGPQFPVCSTDESDECKAMNRRVDIRALAL from the coding sequence ATGGATTTGTTTTATTTGGTGCCCATATTCGGCATCATTGCCCTGATTTACACTTTTGTTCAGAGTGCCTGGGTGAGCAAGCAGGATGCCGGCAATGAGCGTATGCGAACGATCAGCGGCCACATCGCAGATGGGGCCATGGCCTTTTTGCATGCCGAGTACAGGATCTTAACCTATTTCGTAATTGTTGTAGCCATCCTTCTGGCACTGATGGGATTTTCCAACAGTAATTCCCACTGGACCATCGGAATCTCATTTATTTTCGGTGCGGTGCTCAGCGCTGCTGCGGGATACATCGGGATGAAGATCGCTACAAAAGCAAACGTAAGGACTGCCGAAGCTGCCAAAACCAGCCTTGCAAAAGCACTTAAGGTTTCCTTTACCGGCGGTTCGGTAATGGGAATGGGTGTGGCCGGGCTTGCCGTTTTAGGTTTAGGTACCCTTTTTATTATATTAAAACAGATATTCGCACCCGATTCGGGCGTGGACAGCCACGAGATGGAACGTACCATCGAGATCCTTACAGGTTTCTCCCTGGGTGCCGAAAGTATTGCACTCTTTGCCAGGGTAGGCGGTGGTATTTACACCAAAGCTGCCGACGTGGGCGCCGACCTTGTAGGTAAGGTGGAAGCTGGAATTCCCGAAGACGATCCGCGTAACCCAGCCACGATTGCCGATAACGTAGGCGATAATGTAGGCGATGTTGCCGGTATGGGTGCCGACCTTTTCGGCTCCTACGTAGCCACGGTGCTTGCGACTATGGTTTTGGGCCGCGAAACATTCTCTCAGGATGCCTTTGGTGGTTTTGCACCGATCTTACTTCCTATGCTTATCGCCGGTACTGGTGTCATCTTCTCAATGATTGGAACTTTGTTCGTAAAAATAAACGATAACGACGGTGCATCTACCTCCAACGTTCAGAGTGCACTTAACCTGGGTAACTACGGAAGTATTGTTATTACGGCAATATCTTCCTATTTCCTTGTTAATTACCTGCTTCCGGAAACCATGGTTCTCCGCGGACACGAGTTTACGAAGATGGGCGTCTTTGGTGCCATCATCGTAGGTTTGGTGGTAGGTACGCTGATGAGCATCATCACAGAGTATTATACCGCCATGGGCAAGCGCCCGGTGAGCAGTATCGTAAGGCAATCCTCCACCGGGCATGCAACCAATATTATCGGAGGTCTTAGCGTAGGTATGGAAAGTACACTGTTGCCCATCCTTGTTTTGGCCGGTGGTATTTACGGCTCATTCCTTTGTGCCGGACTTTACGGTGTAGCTATTGCAGCTGCCGGTATGATGGCGACAACAGCGATGCAGCTGGCTATTGACGCGTTCGGACCAATTGCTGATAATGCCGGTGGTATCGCCGAGATGAGTGACCTTCCCAAAGAAGTTCGTGAAAGGACGGATATCCTGGATGCCGTAGGGAACACAACTGCCGCTACGGGTAAAGGTTTTGCAATTGCGTCTGCCGCGCTTACCGCACTTGCACTTTTCGCAGCCTTTGTAGGTATTGCGGGAATTGACGGCATTGATATTTACCGTGCAGACGTACTTGCCGGTCTGTTTGTAGGCGCTATGATTCCATTTATATTCTCGTCACTTGCCATTACAGCCGTAGGACAGGCCGCTATGGCAATGGTGGAGGAAGTTCGCCGCCAGTTCCGCGAAATTCCGGGAATCCTGGAAGGTACCAGCGAGCCGGAGTATGAGAAGTGTGTAGCTATCTCTACTGATGCATCCATTAAGAAGATGATGCTTCCGGGAGCCATCGCAATTGTTTCACCACTACTGGTAGGTTTTATTTTCGGGCCTGAGGTCCTGGGTGGCTTCCTGGCGGGCGCCACGGTTTCCGGAGTACTTATGGGAATGTTCCAGAACAATGCCGGTGGCGCGTGGGACAATGCCAAGAAATCATTTGAGAAAGGCGTTGATATTAACGGTAAGACTTTCTACAAAGGTTCCGAACCGCACAAAGCTTCCGTAACCGGGGATACCGTGGGTGATCCGTTCAAAGACACGTCCGGACCGTCCATGAACATTCTTATCAAACTGATGTCTATTGTTTCGCTGGTTATAGCACCTACACTGGCCATTATGCATGCAGATCAGATTCGCGATAACCGCGCAGCTAAATTAGAGGCACTGCAACTGGCCTCCAACGGTACTGCTGTAAACGGCGCACACGTTGCGGCACCTGCCGTACCGGGAGCACCGGGCGTAGTTGCCGTAATGCCTGAGCCTACAGGAATGCTTAATGCCGATGGTGATTTTGTGTATGATACGGGAAACATCACACCGGTAACCTTACCAAACGGACAGGTGATTAATTTGGGTGAAAACAGCCGGTTGAACTATTTCGCACAGGGTCTTTCACAGAATGACCAAACCTTGCTGGATGAAAACCGTTGGTTTACCGTAGAAAACCTGTATTTCGTAAGCGGCAGTAGTGATTTGAAACCCGAATCTCAAGAGGCCATTGAGAATATCTTCAAGATGATGGAAGCCTACCCTAATCTGAAAATCAAGATGGGTGGTTACACCGACAATACCGGCAATGAAGACACCAATATGAGACTGTCTAAACTCCGTGCCGATACTGCAAAGTTGAAGCTGATGGAATTAGGTATTGCTGCCGACCGTATTGAAACAGAAGGTTACGGACCTCAGTTCCCGGTTTGTTCCACAGACGAAAGCGACGAATGTAAGGCGATGAACCGCAGGGTAGATATCAGGGCTCTGGCACTTTAA
- a CDS encoding class I SAM-dependent methyltransferase: MMIKSLYQKIFSEKTRYNFHINLRKAKAFFLSGNSFYCPCCSKSAHRFLEKGNGIEIRSNAVCPHCGSLERTRLLFLYLKDNTQIFENNPHVLHFAPEDALKKYFTTNPNYIDADLNPNLATHQMDITEISFPDNYFDFIICSHVLGHVPNEQKALQELYRVLKSGGSLFLLSLMNLDAEHTLENPDFNSPEQKVRHYGEKDLERLYGNDFADRIKADIVRIDRIDYRREFSEEDRQRMALGNGRRELIYLVTKS, translated from the coding sequence ATGATGATTAAATCTTTATATCAGAAAATATTTTCGGAGAAAACCCGCTACAATTTCCATATCAATCTGCGGAAAGCCAAAGCATTTTTTCTTTCAGGAAACAGCTTTTACTGTCCCTGTTGCAGTAAGTCGGCCCATAGGTTTCTGGAGAAGGGCAACGGTATTGAAATTCGCAGTAACGCCGTTTGTCCGCACTGTGGCTCCCTGGAAAGGACACGTTTGCTTTTCCTTTATCTAAAAGACAATACCCAAATCTTTGAAAATAACCCGCATGTACTCCATTTTGCGCCGGAAGATGCTCTGAAAAAATATTTTACAACCAATCCAAATTATATTGATGCAGACCTGAACCCAAATCTTGCCACGCATCAAATGGACATTACGGAAATTAGCTTTCCTGATAATTATTTTGATTTTATCATCTGTTCGCACGTACTGGGTCATGTACCAAACGAGCAGAAGGCACTGCAGGAACTCTACCGGGTCCTGAAAAGTGGCGGAAGTTTGTTTCTCCTTTCACTTATGAATTTGGATGCGGAACACACGCTGGAAAACCCGGATTTCAATTCTCCTGAACAGAAAGTTCGTCATTACGGTGAAAAAGACCTGGAGAGACTCTATGGGAATGATTTTGCCGACAGGATTAAAGCTGATATTGTCCGGATTGATAGAATTGATTACCGCAGAGAATTCAGCGAAGAAGATCGACAGAGGATGGCCCTGGGCAACGGCCGCAGAGAACTGATCTACCTGGTTACAAAGAGTTGA